Proteins encoded together in one Bactrocera neohumeralis isolate Rockhampton chromosome 4, APGP_CSIRO_Bneo_wtdbg2-racon-allhic-juicebox.fasta_v2, whole genome shotgun sequence window:
- the LOC126757094 gene encoding UDP-glucosyltransferase 2-like encodes MAEPSPGHLLLLLGLCCTLVQASYPLKILGLFPHPGISHFHFFHPVMRGLAEKGHDVTVLSHFPDKNPPPGYKDLSLTGDLLDSVDVQYFEAQHFYNRFMEFYMLNHFGKNDCNATLHSEALAQVLRERQHYDVVIIEQFNSDCMAAVAHQLNAPFIGMVSSAMLPWHYERVGVPMVTSVMPTLFLGESEDMTFGARLANWFTHHAMRFLYDNFNTPAIDGMVREKFGPNTPSVGELAKKTSMLFVNQHFSLSGVKPLPPSVLDLGGMHIQKSKPLDAELQKFIDGAEHGVVFISWGSMLRADTLPPAKREAIVRAVKQLKQRVIWKWENTTLEDKPDNLYISKWLPQRDILCHPNVKAFLSHGGLMGTSEAAYCGVPVVVTPMFADQFLNSAALQYRGMGVEMKYHDITENTVLSSIREVLKKEYMDNAKAVSSSYKNRPQSALETAIWWVEYVGKTKGAPLIKAHAVHVSRFVYHSWDIYLFLVAILLISVVSWTFICTRLWSRRPKAVKQKSN; translated from the exons ATGGCGGAACCTTCGCCCGGCcacttgttgctgttgcttggcCTTTGTTGCACACTGGTGCAAGCCAGTTACCCACTCAAAATACTAGGTTTATTTCCACACCCAGGCATTAGTCACTTCCACTTCTTCCACCCCGTTATGCGGGGCTTGGCCGAGAAGGGTCATGATGTTACGGTGTTAAGCCATTTTCCCGATAAAAATCCACCGCCAGGATACAAAGATCTGTCATTAACAGGCGATTTGTTGGATTCCGTAGACGTGCAG TACTTCGAAGCGCAACACTTCTACAATCGCTTCATGGAATTTTATATGCTTAACCACTTTGGGAAGAACGACTGCAATGCCACGTTGCATTCCGAAGCTTTGGCACAGGTATTGCGAGAGCGGCAACATTACGATGTGGTCATCATTGAGCAATTCAATAGCGATTGCATGGCAGCGGTGGCGCATCAACTCAATGCGCCATTTATAGGGATGGTCAG TTCTGCTATGTTGCCTTGGCATTACGAACGCGTGGGCGTGCCCATGGTGACCTCAGTTATGCCAACATTATTTTTGGGAGAATCCGAGGACATGACATTCGGCGCTCGTCTTGCCAACTGGTTCACCCATCACGCCATGCGATTCCTTTACGA TAATTTCAACACGCCCGCTATCGATGGCATGGTACGCGAAAAATTCGGACCAAATACCCCCTCGGTTGGCGAATTGGCGAAGAAAACATCAATGTTATTCGTCAATCAGCATTTCTCATTGAGCGGTGTCAAACCGTTGCCACCGTCCGTTCTCGATCTCGGCGGCATGCACATACAGAAGTCCAAGCCGCTCGATGCCGAGCTGCAAAAGTTCATCGATGGTGCCGAACATGGTGTGGTCTTCATTAGTTGGGGTTCTATGCTACGCGCCGACACTTTGCCGCCCGCTAAACGTGAGGCTATCGTACGTGCtgtgaagcaactcaaacaACGGGTGATTTGGAAATGGGAAAACACCACCCTGGAGGACAAGCCGGATAATCTGTATATTAGCAAGTGGTTGCCACAACGTGATATACTCTGTCATCCGAATGTAAAGGCGTTCTTATCGCATGGCGGTCTTATGGGTACTTCGGAGGCGGCTTACTGTGGTGTACCAGTAGTGGTCACACCCATGTTTGCTGATCAGTTTTTGAATTCAGCGGCGTTACAATACCGTGGTATGGGTGTGGAGATGAAATATCACGATATCACTGAGAATACAGTTCTGAGCTCGATAAGAGAGGTGTTAAAGAAAGA aTATATGGATAACGCCAAAGCGGTTTCGTCCTCCTACAAAAATCGTCCGCAGAGCGCACTCGAGACTGCCATCTGGTGGGTGGAATATGTCGGCAAAACCAAGGGTGCGCCACTCATTAAAGCTCACGCCGTGCATGTATCACGCTTCGTTTACCACTCATGGGATATTTATCTATTCCTTGTGGCCATTTTATTGATATCGGTTGTGAGCTGGACCTTTATATGCACTAGGCTGTGGTCGCGGCGTCCAAAGGCCGTTAAACAAAAGTCAAATTGA